A window of the Natronomonas salina genome harbors these coding sequences:
- a CDS encoding sensor histidine kinase: MTVTGGHETGGGFHPEDADASDCDTSASGADRDRTIDGRIRELERENERLSELLDVLGHDLRNHLAVAKGRLELAREGRDDEDLASVARSHERMEELLEDLLGARDDGFAVRDGEPVSLETCARRAWETVEDENADLEVGSDLEFRADRGRLVQLLENLFRNAVEHGTIHPQLPLTVTVGRLADETGFYVEDDGRGLPSNRERVFDEGFTTAEDGTGLGLAIVSDVAAGHDWTVRATEGSAGGARFEIGGVDRTVTPVDAYQFE; encoded by the coding sequence GTGACCGTGACGGGGGGCCACGAGACCGGCGGGGGGTTCCATCCAGAAGACGCGGATGCGTCCGATTGCGACACGTCGGCGAGCGGGGCGGATCGCGACCGCACCATCGACGGGCGGATACGGGAACTCGAACGCGAGAACGAACGGCTCTCGGAGCTCCTCGACGTCCTGGGCCACGACCTCCGGAACCACCTCGCGGTGGCGAAGGGCCGGCTCGAACTGGCGCGGGAGGGCCGGGACGACGAGGACCTCGCCAGCGTCGCCCGCTCGCACGAACGCATGGAGGAGCTCCTCGAGGACCTCCTCGGCGCCAGGGACGATGGGTTCGCCGTCCGCGACGGCGAACCGGTGTCGCTGGAAACCTGCGCTCGACGAGCCTGGGAGACCGTCGAGGACGAGAACGCCGACCTGGAAGTCGGGTCGGACCTGGAGTTCCGCGCCGACCGAGGCCGCCTCGTCCAGCTCCTCGAGAACCTGTTCCGCAACGCCGTCGAACACGGAACGATACACCCACAGTTGCCGCTGACGGTCACCGTCGGGCGGCTCGCCGACGAGACCGGGTTCTACGTCGAGGACGACGGCCGTGGCCTCCCATCGAATCGCGAACGGGTCTTCGACGAGGGGTTCACGACCGCCGAGGACGGCACCGGTCTGGGTCTCGCCATCGTCTCCGACGTCGCCGCCGGCCACGACTGGACGGTCCGGGCCACGGAGGGGTCGGCCGGCGGGGCCAGGTTCGAGATCGGCGGCGTCGACCGGACGGTGACGCCCGTCGACGCCTACCAGTTCGAGTAG
- a CDS encoding DUF4397 domain-containing protein: MVSDRVTRRTFVGSLTAAGGIGLAGCGGLGGNGNGGNGNGGNGNGGNGNGDGGSPTDGGESDGGETSPTEEGTEEPVDENALQVRAVHALVGAPDVDVYVDDEPAFEGVSYTDVTSYEPIDSGTAQVRVTAAGDDRALFENELDVEDGGSYSVVAFGEYGSGTSAEDSTPTENTQTNATATQENDTGSGGGEPATPAGGSSAGGLQVVSLDDEVASGEDTQVRAFHASPDADAVDVSLADADEPLVTDLAYGELSDYGAVEAGVQTVEVRAAGEDEALTDVDADFQEGRAHTAYAMGYAGAADSSDEALQLVAAVDGTEEGSGGASSGGTGNETAGNESSMDDDWTNESSMGDETETSSA; the protein is encoded by the coding sequence ATGGTATCCGACCGCGTCACGCGACGCACGTTCGTGGGGAGTCTGACAGCCGCAGGCGGCATCGGGCTCGCCGGCTGCGGCGGTCTCGGTGGCAACGGGAACGGCGGGAACGGGAACGGCGGGAACGGGAACGGCGGGAACGGGAACGGCGACGGGGGCTCGCCGACCGACGGTGGGGAGTCCGACGGCGGGGAGACGTCCCCGACCGAGGAGGGGACGGAGGAGCCCGTCGACGAGAACGCCCTGCAGGTCAGGGCGGTCCACGCCCTCGTCGGCGCCCCCGACGTGGACGTCTACGTCGACGACGAACCCGCCTTCGAGGGGGTCTCGTACACGGACGTCACCAGCTACGAACCCATCGATTCCGGGACCGCGCAGGTGCGGGTCACCGCCGCCGGCGACGACCGGGCGCTCTTCGAGAACGAACTCGACGTCGAGGACGGGGGGAGCTACAGCGTCGTCGCCTTCGGGGAATACGGGTCCGGGACCTCGGCCGAAGATTCGACCCCGACCGAGAACACGCAGACGAACGCGACGGCCACCCAGGAGAACGATACCGGCTCCGGAGGGGGCGAGCCCGCGACACCCGCTGGCGGTTCCTCGGCCGGCGGCCTGCAGGTCGTCTCCCTCGACGACGAGGTCGCGTCGGGCGAGGACACGCAGGTCCGGGCGTTCCACGCCTCTCCCGACGCGGACGCGGTGGACGTCTCCCTGGCGGACGCCGACGAACCGCTCGTCACCGATCTGGCGTACGGTGAACTCTCGGATTACGGCGCTGTCGAGGCCGGCGTCCAGACCGTCGAGGTCCGGGCGGCCGGGGAGGACGAGGCCCTGACCGACGTCGACGCCGACTTCCAGGAGGGGCGCGCTCACACCGCCTACGCGATGGGGTACGCGGGAGCCGCCGACTCCAGCGACGAGGCGCTGCAGCTGGTCGCGGCTGTCGACGGGACCGAGGAGGGGTCCGGCGGGGCGTCGTCGGGCGGCACCGGCAACGAGACCGCCGGTAACGAGTCGTCGATGGACGACGACTGGACCAACGAGTCGTCGATGGGCGACGAGACGGAGACGTCCTCGGCCTGA
- a CDS encoding Coenzyme F420 hydrogenase/dehydrogenase, beta subunit C-terminal domain, translated as MTTEKNTDVPADAAPELHEDLEDDEDPLPGVPDVGKHDGVGVPPVSGQSPGHDPDPGKPIRYVQRPADGGDENDDCCDGGCTCGGEGTAAPKPAAAGGDGPRPSVRRASPDGGTTPANVDSDGSLGDVEFTEPQADVSQDVDSGAPDERVDPPEGVDLDTPGYSIREEMNDIETPDEKTWFMELDEAVIDDGRCIQCGTCVASCPSDSIGIGDDGLPELVKMCTGCSLCWDFCPRGGLRYERQWKITGGDDNVKGAGDPITEFSAKVGEAWQRNAQDGGVVTAVLSKLLEEGEIDGALIATESDEEPWKAESFLATTHGELVANAGSFYNQTMALGNLDLQQWEHKLDGPVEEASLALVGTPCEIEGIRALQDFEWEYGSQEAGVCAIDYTVALMCTKNFNYYRLIGEQLEAKRGVSPDEIGKMDVLDGRMMVYDHDGDMLVDENVENFHDAALKGCNECADFTGYCADLTVGSVGSSDEYSSVIVRTERGLNAWELVEPELDYHDLEDRSAVGKLQGWDKKNAFESLERPFDPDAPRFVDYTDHAENYGTTLNPHDSDH; from the coding sequence ATGACGACTGAGAAAAATACCGACGTGCCGGCCGACGCCGCGCCGGAATTGCACGAGGACCTAGAGGACGACGAGGACCCGCTCCCCGGCGTCCCGGACGTCGGCAAGCACGACGGCGTCGGCGTCCCGCCGGTCAGCGGCCAGTCGCCGGGCCACGACCCGGACCCGGGCAAGCCCATCCGGTACGTCCAGCGGCCGGCCGACGGCGGCGACGAAAACGACGACTGCTGCGACGGCGGCTGCACGTGTGGAGGGGAGGGCACCGCTGCGCCGAAGCCGGCTGCTGCCGGCGGCGACGGACCACGTCCTTCAGTACGTCGGGCGTCGCCCGACGGAGGGACGACTCCCGCGAACGTCGACAGCGACGGCAGCCTCGGGGACGTGGAGTTCACGGAACCGCAAGCGGACGTCAGCCAGGACGTCGACAGCGGCGCGCCGGACGAGCGCGTCGACCCGCCGGAGGGCGTCGACCTCGACACGCCGGGGTACTCGATCCGCGAGGAGATGAACGACATCGAGACGCCGGACGAGAAGACCTGGTTCATGGAACTCGACGAGGCCGTCATCGACGACGGCCGGTGCATCCAGTGTGGGACCTGCGTCGCGTCCTGCCCGTCGGACTCCATCGGCATCGGCGACGACGGCCTGCCCGAACTGGTGAAGATGTGCACCGGCTGCTCGCTGTGCTGGGACTTCTGCCCGCGCGGCGGGCTCCGCTACGAACGGCAGTGGAAGATCACCGGCGGCGACGACAACGTGAAGGGCGCCGGCGACCCGATTACGGAGTTCTCCGCGAAGGTCGGCGAGGCCTGGCAGCGGAACGCCCAGGACGGCGGCGTCGTGACGGCGGTGCTCTCGAAGCTCCTCGAGGAGGGCGAGATCGACGGCGCCCTGATCGCCACCGAGAGCGACGAGGAGCCCTGGAAGGCGGAGTCGTTCCTCGCGACGACGCACGGGGAGCTGGTCGCCAACGCCGGGAGCTTCTACAACCAGACGATGGCGCTCGGCAACCTCGACCTCCAGCAGTGGGAGCACAAGCTCGACGGGCCAGTGGAGGAGGCCTCCCTGGCCCTGGTCGGCACGCCCTGCGAGATCGAGGGCATCCGCGCGCTGCAGGACTTCGAGTGGGAGTACGGCAGTCAGGAGGCGGGCGTCTGCGCCATCGACTACACGGTCGCGCTGATGTGCACGAAGAACTTCAACTACTACCGGCTCATCGGCGAGCAACTGGAGGCGAAGCGCGGCGTCTCGCCGGACGAGATCGGCAAGATGGACGTCCTCGACGGGCGGATGATGGTCTACGACCACGACGGCGACATGCTCGTCGACGAGAACGTCGAGAACTTCCACGACGCGGCGCTGAAGGGCTGCAACGAGTGCGCCGACTTCACGGGCTACTGTGCGGACCTGACGGTCGGCTCGGTCGGCTCCAGCGACGAGTACTCCAGCGTCATCGTCCGGACCGAGCGGGGTCTGAACGCGTGGGAACTGGTCGAACCGGAGCTCGACTACCACGACCTGGAGGACCGCAGCGCGGTCGGCAAGCTCCAGGGCTGGGACAAGAAGAACGCCTTCGAGTCGCTCGAACGGCCGTTCGACCCCGACGCACCGCGGTTCGTCGACTACACCGACCACGCGGAGAACTACGGGACGACGCTGAATCCACACGACAGCGACCACTGA
- a CDS encoding nitrite/sulfite reductase — protein MNTVERWKQEKHPLDVVEDVRRYADEEMTFEEIEAEAGHGEWERLKWAGMYAHGNHDDYFMVRTKVPGGRLTPEQAEVVGEVADEYATAPEEFGGSEQNPIWGDAFLDVTTRQDVQMHWIEVEDVPEIWDRYDEVGLTTIQGCGDSARNVLGCPAAGLDDHECFDAQPVVDAVSEFFTENREYANLPRKFKMTVTGCRQDCAQSQINDVGLVPARKSIGDDDYYGFHARVGGGLSDGPRMASTLDVFVRPEDAVEFCRAIAQTFKELGDRHNRGVCRMRYLVEQMGPEKFEAAVRDRCAVDLRERGVDLTEGYAGDHVGVHDQREDGLQYVGFNVIGGRMGGEEFAQAARAAREHGTEASTVRLATDQNFLVTHVPEENVDDLLAEPWARDYQPDPGPFSRGAVGCTGSEFCNYGIIETKNRVRRWAKELDERIDTPDDLEVVRMHMSGCSASCAQPQIADIGFRGETVKVETEDNADDDIVEGMDFGLGGSLGADNEFLNWVEAAVPAESVIPAMEQLFEAYADEREDGERFYEWCRRVDDARLRDVMQRAEANVAGGVAAEVANDD, from the coding sequence ATGAATACGGTCGAGCGGTGGAAACAGGAGAAGCATCCCCTCGACGTCGTCGAAGACGTCCGGCGGTACGCCGACGAGGAGATGACCTTCGAGGAGATCGAGGCGGAGGCCGGCCACGGCGAGTGGGAGCGGCTCAAGTGGGCCGGGATGTACGCCCACGGCAACCACGACGACTACTTCATGGTGCGGACGAAGGTCCCCGGCGGTCGCCTGACGCCCGAGCAGGCCGAGGTCGTCGGCGAGGTGGCCGACGAGTACGCCACCGCCCCCGAGGAGTTCGGCGGCAGCGAGCAGAACCCGATCTGGGGCGACGCCTTCCTCGACGTCACCACGCGACAGGACGTCCAGATGCACTGGATCGAGGTCGAGGACGTCCCGGAGATCTGGGACCGCTACGACGAGGTCGGCCTGACCACGATCCAGGGGTGCGGCGACTCGGCGCGGAACGTCCTCGGTTGTCCCGCGGCGGGGTTGGACGACCACGAGTGCTTCGACGCCCAACCGGTCGTCGACGCCGTCTCGGAGTTCTTCACCGAGAACCGGGAGTACGCCAACCTGCCGCGGAAGTTCAAGATGACCGTCACCGGCTGCCGGCAGGACTGCGCGCAGTCCCAGATCAACGACGTCGGGCTCGTGCCGGCCCGCAAGTCGATCGGCGACGACGATTACTACGGCTTCCACGCCCGCGTCGGCGGCGGCCTCTCGGACGGGCCGCGGATGGCCTCGACGCTGGACGTCTTCGTCCGGCCGGAGGACGCCGTGGAGTTCTGCCGCGCCATCGCCCAGACGTTCAAGGAACTCGGCGACCGGCACAACCGCGGCGTCTGTCGGATGCGCTACCTCGTCGAGCAGATGGGCCCCGAGAAGTTCGAGGCGGCGGTCCGGGACCGCTGTGCCGTCGACCTCCGGGAGCGGGGCGTCGACCTCACCGAGGGGTACGCCGGCGACCACGTCGGCGTCCACGACCAGCGCGAGGACGGACTGCAGTACGTCGGGTTCAACGTCATCGGCGGCCGGATGGGCGGCGAGGAGTTCGCACAGGCGGCCCGCGCCGCTCGCGAGCACGGCACCGAGGCGTCGACGGTCCGACTCGCCACCGACCAGAACTTCCTCGTCACGCACGTCCCCGAGGAGAACGTCGACGACCTGCTCGCCGAGCCGTGGGCGCGGGACTATCAGCCCGACCCCGGACCGTTCTCCCGGGGCGCCGTCGGCTGTACCGGCTCGGAGTTCTGCAACTACGGCATCATCGAGACGAAGAACCGCGTCCGCCGGTGGGCGAAGGAACTCGACGAGCGCATCGACACGCCCGACGACCTCGAGGTCGTCCGGATGCACATGTCGGGCTGTTCGGCCTCCTGCGCGCAGCCCCAGATCGCAGATATCGGCTTCCGCGGCGAGACAGTCAAAGTCGAAACCGAGGACAACGCGGACGACGACATCGTCGAGGGGATGGACTTCGGGCTCGGCGGCTCGCTCGGCGCCGACAACGAGTTCCTCAACTGGGTCGAGGCGGCGGTCCCCGCGGAGTCGGTCATCCCCGCGATGGAGCAACTGTTCGAGGCGTACGCCGACGAGCGCGAGGACGGCGAACGGTTCTACGAGTGGTGCCGACGGGTCGACGACGCCCGACTGCGGGACGTGATGCAGCGGGCGGAAGCGAACGTCGCCGGCGGCGTCGCGGCGGAGGTGGCCAATGACGACTGA
- a CDS encoding DUF5658 family protein codes for MSARSRVLPRPQNDQQFVAIAALVAAQGLDVATTLYGLRSAGLVELNPVAATAMASLGRLPGLLCLASLTVLAAVAVTETTTSRFGGAWLPSNRVRWLGYAPHVLISAVAALHNLIVAGAV; via the coding sequence ATGTCGGCCCGCAGTCGCGTCCTCCCGCGGCCCCAGAACGACCAGCAGTTCGTCGCCATCGCGGCGCTGGTCGCCGCCCAGGGGCTCGACGTCGCGACGACCCTCTACGGGCTGCGGTCCGCTGGCTTGGTGGAGCTGAATCCCGTCGCTGCCACCGCGATGGCCAGCCTCGGCCGGCTCCCCGGACTCCTCTGTCTGGCGTCTCTCACGGTGCTCGCCGCGGTCGCGGTCACCGAGACGACCACCAGCCGCTTCGGCGGCGCGTGGCTCCCGTCGAACCGGGTCCGCTGGCTCGGCTACGCGCCGCACGTCCTCATCTCGGCCGTTGCGGCGCTGCACAACCTCATCGTCGCCGGCGCCGTCTGA
- a CDS encoding HTH domain-containing protein has protein sequence MELFVRSLTPRATRGRLEELIEHLESLETRGHIQAFEVHVWGSRIDRTSAAARTDFGQFVTERVEAFSEWACETDHSLGSFFEEEPVESVITDEEYTVTTLPTATLAEYVDGELSFVAPCSDGESMFTIEDRLEALQNDGRSMDPGAAMQTQTN, from the coding sequence GTGGAACTCTTCGTGAGGTCGCTGACGCCGCGGGCGACGCGCGGGCGCCTCGAGGAACTGATAGAGCACCTCGAGTCGCTCGAGACCCGGGGACACATCCAGGCGTTCGAGGTGCACGTGTGGGGCTCGCGCATCGACCGCACCTCGGCCGCCGCGCGGACGGATTTCGGCCAGTTCGTCACCGAGCGCGTCGAGGCCTTCTCCGAGTGGGCCTGCGAGACCGACCACTCTCTGGGCTCGTTCTTCGAGGAGGAGCCCGTCGAATCCGTCATCACCGACGAGGAGTACACCGTGACGACGCTCCCGACGGCCACCCTCGCGGAGTACGTCGACGGGGAACTCTCGTTCGTCGCGCCCTGCTCGGACGGCGAGTCGATGTTCACCATCGAGGACCGCCTCGAAGCCCTCCAGAACGACGGCCGGTCGATGGACCCCGGGGCGGCGATGCAGACGCAGACCAACTGA
- a CDS encoding DUF7563 family protein has translation MDGRKAAGQRTNWECERCGASVSPRFVRVFGKGRSVYGCIDCLSSKQLFDGEASEPDREV, from the coding sequence ATGGACGGTCGCAAGGCGGCGGGGCAACGGACGAACTGGGAGTGCGAACGCTGCGGCGCGTCGGTGTCGCCCCGGTTCGTCCGGGTGTTCGGCAAGGGGCGGTCGGTGTACGGCTGCATCGACTGCCTCTCCTCGAAGCAGCTGTTCGACGGGGAGGCCTCCGAACCGGACCGGGAGGTCTGA